GGGTGCAATTTGTCGCGCCAGAAATAGTTAGGGGATGCAAAGTGCAGTTATATAAAGTATAGGTAAAAAACGCATTTGGGCCAAATGAGGGGATACATTTTGCAAATAACTCTTCTTTAAACTTCTAAATTTTAGCCAAAAGTTAATAAGAAAAAATGGTTATTCACAGATTCTAGTGGAGCCGAGTTTTGACATAAATAAGTTGAGTTTTTATTTTCCGACGATCAGGCTAAGCCTAGCTTTCTTATCGCACAGAATACGTGTTCGAGTTCAAACGCGTTAACTAATGAGTCGGATACGAGTTTTTATCGAACAAAAAAGAGCCGAGTCGATCTGAACACGAACAACTCTTCAAAAGTTATAATTTTCATAGACAAACAGGCCTAATTTCTCTGGccaaactaaataaaattataaaaccttattttatccAAGCCCAACTCATGTTAGCATGCGTGGGTTAGATATCCAAGCGCAACTCATATTAGACCGTGTGGGTCAGATATTTCATATCTGAATTATAAATTAACTCTTAAAATGCTAAAAATTAAGataattacttaaaaatatcCATGATATGTCATTTTTTCCGAGTTCAAGTCGAACGAGGTCGATCCACACACTATAATAGCTCTGCTCATACTCGTTTACTTGACAAACACTTTTTGTGCTCGAGCTCAAGCTTAAGTATTAAATGAACCGAGCCCTTACGAGCTCGAGCTTGTTTGCGAACAACTCACTTCAACCTTATCAGCATCAAATATTTTAGGGAAGATAGATTATATGGACTGATTGAGCCTCGAGAACATTGCAAGTGCATGTCCAAGGTGTGTTCATTTTAATTCTTAAATCTGCTGGTTGTCCTTTATATGAACCATTCTCGATTGTTTCCTCGTCATTAGATAAACAAATTCTGTGCAGCAGAATTTTACTAGCTTTCATGTTAAACAGGCAATGGTGCCGGGGATGGCAGCTAGTGTAACCACAATGCTGGATAAATGGAACGCAAAATTAGCAGAAATGGATGAAGTTGAGATGGAAGTTCACAAGGAGTTTCATGAGTTGTCATCTGAATTTTTTTGTAGAACAGCTTTCGGGAGTAATTTTGAAAATGGGAAACGCATTTTTgaattgcaacaacaacaagaGATTCTTACTAATCAGGCCATGCGCAATGTTTACATCCCTGGATTCAGGTAGTCCAGAAATGCAACCTTTTTATCAAACCTTTTAATTTCTTATCATAAGGCCACTCTGAGCTCATTTCTTAATTCCCAGCTATTCCAAAATGATTTTTTATCTCCAGGTTTTTGCCTACTAAAATGAACAAACTGAGAAGGAGATTAGAGAAGGAAACCCGAGACTCAATGAGGAAGATTATTGAGGAAAACAGAAAAGCAAGTGAAAATTCGATGAATTTCTTGAGCATATTAATGTCCGGTAGTGACATGAATGGACTTGGATCCGGGCTGGACATTGAGGAAGTCATTGACGAGTGTAAGACATTCTTCTACGCGGGAAAAGAAGCATCAGCTAATTCTCTGACTTGGGCATTTCTCCTTCTAGCGCAGCATCAAGAATGGCAAACCAAAGCTCGCGAGGAAATTCTTCAAGTGTGCAGAGGCAACGAGCATCCATCTTTTGAGAACTTGCAAGAGTTGAAGATTGTACGTTAAATCTTTTCCAGTTGTGTCAATGGCTCTCTATTAGACTTTCAAGTACTAAACTCTTTTTTTATTGACAGGTTAGTATGATAATTAAAGAAACACTTCGACTGTATACCCCTGATAATAGTATCTCCAGAAGGACCTTCAAGAATGTTAAAGTTGGCACCTTAGACATCCCAGCTGGAACCGAATTCTACATTCCACAAGCTGCTGTCCATCGCGACACAAAGGTATGGGGGCTAGACGCCAATGAGTTCAATCCTGCAAGGTTTGTTGAACCTCCAAAGCATTTGAGTGCATACTTTCCATTCGGTCTGGGCCGCAGAATTTGTATTGCACGAAATCTGGCAATGGTTGAAGCTAAGATTCTCCTATCTATGATTATCAAGCACTTTTCCTTCGTAGTTTCACCATCATATATTCATGCTCCGGAAATGGTGGCCACGGTGCAGCCTCAGTATGGTGCTCAT
The sequence above is drawn from the Apium graveolens cultivar Ventura chromosome 2, ASM990537v1, whole genome shotgun sequence genome and encodes:
- the LOC141684777 gene encoding cytochrome P450 734A1-like yields the protein MAFLFVTILLTLASLKLVHSVIWVPWRIQLFFRKQGVNGPNYRPFYGNTQEMIRITKEAQSKSSPFNHDIVHRVLPDYYQWSVRYGKTFLCWFGTRPRLVLADPDMIKEVLLNTTDTIDRDDFNPLSRPLFGQGLTGLMGHKWAAHRKIATPAFNMEKVKAMVPGMAASVTTMLDKWNAKLAEMDEVEMEVHKEFHELSSEFFCRTAFGSNFENGKRIFELQQQQEILTNQAMRNVYIPGFRFLPTKMNKLRRRLEKETRDSMRKIIEENRKASENSMNFLSILMSGSDMNGLGSGLDIEEVIDECKTFFYAGKEASANSLTWAFLLLAQHQEWQTKAREEILQVCRGNEHPSFENLQELKIVSMIIKETLRLYTPDNSISRRTFKNVKVGTLDIPAGTEFYIPQAAVHRDTKVWGLDANEFNPARFVEPPKHLSAYFPFGLGRRICIARNLAMVEAKILLSMIIKHFSFVVSPSYIHAPEMVATVQPQYGAHVLVRRITN